One part of the Raphanus sativus cultivar WK10039 chromosome 7, ASM80110v3, whole genome shotgun sequence genome encodes these proteins:
- the LOC108816355 gene encoding VQ motif-containing protein 31-like isoform X1, with translation MIPMSQVRGQKRNRCKSKLVPSEKNLHMNNQGSQNVATCKPVTTFVHTDTNTFREIVQRLTGPTENNVAAVAVPVPEATTTIKTATQKKPTSKLHERRQCMMRPKLEIVKPPLSFKPTGTTPSSKSGNTNLLTSPVGTPSTLLSNLSLIEEGDKADQGSCTTNTEEEEEKAIKERRFYLHPSPRAKPGYTEPELLTLFPLTSPSSSGRS, from the coding sequence ATGATACCAATGTCACAGGTCAGAGGCCAGAAAAGAAACAGGTGCAAGTCAAAGCTTGTTCCGTCAGAGAAAAACTTACATATGAATAACCAAGGAAGTCAGAACGTTGCAACTTGCAAGCCCGTCACAACATTCGTCCATACTGACACCAATACTTTCAGAGAAATCGTGCAGCGCTTGACAGGTCCAACAGAGAACAACGTAGCAGCAGTAGCAGTaccagtaccagaagcaacaacaACGATAAAAACCGCCACACAGAAGAAGCCGACTTCTAAGCTCCATGAGAGAAGGCAATGCATGATGAGGCCAAAGCTTGAAATTGTCAAACCTCCTCTGAGCTTTAAGCCCACTGGTACAACACCATCATCTAAATCTGGTAATACCAACCTTTTAACAAGTCCAGTGGGCACCCCTTCTACATTGCTCTCTAACCTGTCCTTGATAGAAGAAGGAGATAAAGCAGACCAAGGTAGTTGTACGACAAacaccgaagaagaagaagagaaagccATTAAAGAAAGACGTTTCTACTTGCATCCATCGCCAAGGGCTAAACCAGGGTATACAGAACCAGAGCTGCTTACTTTGTTCCCTTTAACATCTCCCAGTTCCAGTGGCAGATCATAA
- the LOC130497994 gene encoding LOW QUALITY PROTEIN: uncharacterized protein LOC130497994 (The sequence of the model RefSeq protein was modified relative to this genomic sequence to represent the inferred CDS: inserted 3 bases in 2 codons; deleted 3 bases in 2 codons), translating to MASPAAIAETAAGADGQQQQQRQGGGGGFGQSITGIIRIAVFCYFASKFFSPKQKPVDPSAPPHLMSNLFHKGEPLDMWFYLSEKNDKFNDFSNDGALVWHETNIPYAVWKPESTRTFSMKYYPSEALKNNGSLYAHVFFARSGFPIDPNDPEYQPLNCFGRTHPVATYLPKRKRIRRRXSVGNPKDDSAESKAKVEEVDDGHDSELKDEGPVEWISYWKPNVTINLVDDFTRYPQHGVPPNIAPYIQVEPTTVNYYPTVFFNEFWLLRDKLIAINETVSELPLNIEVSPISMTKWQLFEQIEQXFQVHRSYGSMLDGESDELKRVFLEGNPYLLGITMCVSMLHSVFDFLAFKNDIQFWNKNKSMEGLSAKSVVLNFICQFIIFLYLLDNDTSWMILASSGVGVCIEFWKIGKAMRIEVDRSGMIPRLRFHDRESYARNKTKEYDDMAIKFLSYVLLLLVAGFAIYSLAYERHKSWYSWILSSLTSCVYMFGFIMMCPQLFINYKLKSVAHLPWRQMTYKFLNTIIDDLFAFVIKMPMLHRLSVFRDDVIFLIYLYQRWVYPVDKTRVNEFGFGGEDESVDPKKITDQEDDKKTN from the exons ATGGCGTCGCCAGCGGCCATAGCTGAAACGGCAGCAGGCGCTGATGGTCAGCAACAGCAGCAGCGACAaggaggtggtggtgggtttGGGCAGAGTATAACAGGAATCATAAGAATCGCCGTCTTCTGCTACTTCGCTTCAAAGTTCTTCTCGCCGAAACAAAAACCAGTGGATCCT TCTGCTCCTCCTCATCTCATGTCCAATCTCTTTCACAAAGGCGAGCCCTTG GATATGTGGTTTTATCTGTCGGAGAAGAATGATAAATTCAATGACTTTAGCAATGATGGTGCGCTTGTTTGGCACGAGACCAACATTCCTTATGCTGTGTGGAAGCCTGAGAGCACTAGGACCTTTTCAATGAAGTACTACCCATCCGAG GCACTGAAGAATAATGGAAGTCTCTATGCTCATGTCTTCTTTGCTCGATCTGGTTTCCCTATAGATCCTAACGATCCTGAA TACCAACCTCTTAACTGCTTCGGCAGGACGCATC CTGTTGCGACTTACTTGCCAAAGAGAAAGCGGATAAGAAGAAG GTCTGTTGGGAATCCTAAAGATGATTCTGCTGAATCCAAGGCAAAAGTTGAG GAGGTTGATGATGGTCATGACTCGGAACTGAAGGATGAGGGCCCTGTGGAATGGATATCCTACTGGAAACCTAATGTCACCATTAACCTAGTCGATGACTTTACTCG ATATCCACAGCATGGTGTACCACCAAATATTGCTCCTT ACATACAAGTAGAACCTACTACAGTGAACTACTACCCTACGGTGTTCTTCAACGAGTTTTGGCTGCTAAGGGACAAGCTGATTGCAATCAATGAGACAGTCTCAGAGCTACCACTTAACATAGAAGTAAGCCCCATAAGCATGACAAAGTGGCAGCTATTTGAGCAGATTGAAC TCTTCCAGGTTCATCGTAGCTATGGAAGCATGCTTGATGGTGAATCCGACGAACTAAAG AGGGTGTTTTTGGAAGGCAATCCCTATCTGTTGGGCATCACAATGTGTGTTTCGATGCTGCATTCTGTATTTGACTTCCTTGCATTCAAAAATG ATATCCAGTTTTGGAACAAGAACAAATCTATGGAAGGACTGTCTGCAAAGTCTGTTGTACTCAACTTCATCTGTCAGTTCATCATCTTCCTCTACCTGCTTGACAACGACACGTCATGGATGATACTGGCTAGCTCTGGAGTTGGCGTCTGCATTGAGTTCTGGAAAATAGGGAAAGCCATGCGCATAGAG GTTGATCGAAGTGGAATGATTCCAAGATTGAGGTTCCACGATCGTGAATCCTATGCGAGAAACAAAACCAAGGAGTACGATGATATGGCCATTAAATTCTTATCCTATGTACTTCTCCTCCTTGTCGCGGGATTCGCCATATATTCACTAGCCTACGAACGACACAAGAGCTGGTACTCATGGATACTATCTTCACTAACGAGCTGCGTCTACATGTTTG ggttcaTAATGATGTGTCCTCAGTTGTTCATCAACTATAAGCTAAAGTCAGTAGCGCATCTACCATGGAGGCAAATGACTTATAAGTTCCTCAACACCATCATCGACGATCTCTTTGCTTTTGTCATCAAAATGCCAATGCTGCACCGTCTTTCTGTCTTCCGAGATG ATGTGATATTCTTGATATACTTGTACCAGAGATGGGTTTATCCTGTGGACAAAACACGTGTCAACGAGTTTGGTTTTGGAGGTGAGGATGAGTCTGTTGATCCGAAGAAGATCACTGACCAAGAAGATGAcaagaaaacaaactaa
- the LOC108815218 gene encoding GDSL esterase/lipase At5g08460, producing the protein MMSFTTQSLVFVPLFVVLIHAVVLAAVDENSPDEAMFPAMFVFGDSLVDNGNNNRLNSLARSNYFPYGIDFDGGQPTGRFSNGKTIVDFIGELLGLPDIPAFMETIDGGVDVLRGVNYASAAGGILEETGRHLGERFSMRRQVENFDKTLMEISRGIGSVTEYLAKSLVVVSLGNNDYINNYLKPSLFLTSSIYDPPSFADLLLSNFTSNLLELYEKGFRKFVLAGVGPLGCIPDQLAARAVPPGQCVEAVNEMAELFNNRLKSLVDRLNSDHKTGRDAIFVYGNTYGAAVDILTNPISYGFEVTDRGCCGVGRNRGEITCLPLAVPCAFRDRHVFWDAFHPTQAFNLIIALRAFNGSKSDCYPINLFQMSRL; encoded by the exons ATGATGTCTTTCACTACACAATCGTTAGTTTTTGTTCCGCTGTTTGTAGTATTGATACACGCAGTAGTCCTCGCGGCCGTAGATGAAAACTCACCGGATGAGGCAATGTTTCCAGCGATGTTTGTGTTCGGAGACTCACTGGTGGACAATGGAAACAACAACCGTTTGAATTCCCTAGCCAGGTCCAACTATTTTCCTTATGGCATCGATTTCGACGGTGGTCAGCCCACTGGTCGATTCTCCAACGGCAAAACCATTGTTGATTTCATCG GAGAGTTGCTAGGGCTACCGGATATACCAGCGTTTATGGAAACGATAGACGGAGGAGTTGATGTTCTCCGGGGAGTTAATTATGCCTCGGCTGCCGGAGGAATCTTAGAAGAAACCGGTCGCCATCTC GGAGAGAGATTCAGCATGAGAAGACAAGTGGAGAACTTCGACAAGACATTAATGGAGATAAGTAGGGGAATAGGGTCAGTAACAGAGTATCTAGCAAAGTCATTGGTGGTGGTTTCATTGGGGAACAATGACTACATTAACAATTACTTGAAACCATCGCTTTTCCTCACCAGCTCCATCTACGACCCTCCTTCTTTCGCTGACCTCCTCCTCTCCAACTTCACCTCTAATCTCCTT GAACTATATGAAAAGGGGTTTCGGAAATTCGTGTTAGCTGGTGTGGGTCCATTGGGTTGTATACCGGACCAACTAGCCGCTCGAGCGGTTCCTCCGGGCCAATGTGTCGAGGCGGTCAATGAGATGGCAGAGCTTTTCAACAACCGCCTAAAATCGCTGGTGGATCGTCTCAACTCCGACCACAAAACTGGCCGTGACGCCATCTTTGTCTATGGCAATACATATGGAGCCGCCGTAGATATACTCACCAACCCCATTTCTTACG GATTCGAAGTGACGGATAGAGGGTGTTGCGGAGTAGGGAGAAACAGGGGAGAAATTACGTGTTTGCCACTAGCTGTTCCATGTGCATTCAGAGATCGGCACGTGTTCTGGGATGCTTTTCATCCAACACAAGCTTTTAACCTCATCATCGCTCTCAGAGCGTTTAATGGCTCCAAATCCGACTGTTACCCCATTAATCTATTTCAAATGTCTCGTCTCTAA
- the LOC108817969 gene encoding peroxisomal ATPase PEX1 isoform X1, whose amino-acid sequence METEAVVRTVAGVDCFVSLPRQILHALQSTSSSLLPPLLPVELRSGDRRWPVAWSGSTSSSSAIEVSRVFAESISLPDGTAVQVRVLSNVPKATLVTVEPETEDDWEVLELNAELAEAAILSQVRILHETMKFPLWLHDRTVIRFAVVSTFPPKGVVQLVPGTEVAVAPKRRERNLNAKKGSDASVKECSNVKIMLRVQETTRSAFHEADVKGFDVRVALTTIAYIHPETAEKFSLESLQMVSVSPRKPLKGSMKKDEALNKKNSEASKVVENDTRSSKKEPRRAILRLVISDLAAKGHLMMVESLRLYLGAGLHSWVHIRGCNVNVNKEVPALSLSPCIFKISEKENVLGRGTDMLGNPNSDRRSSHPPSGLTTNVDVVDWSVHEKVVTALSSEGLHIEGEQDNAYQLKNKKGLECLTRLWSLAQRDAIASVTGVDVSSLILGRETLFHFEVGGLESYKSRDGQPSVVDLLEIRKKEKIVPLEIVYVMTASDESSLGDKFIAYELTLNRSEKKDDVVRIEPVLEKMNLGEPIFFSSAKERHCNKGVSPDISSLAWMGSVVSDVIKRMTVLLSPAAGLWFSKFSIPSPGHILIYGPPGSGKTILARAAAKYFEEQKDLLAHVILVSCSALALDKVQHIRQALSSVIAEGLEHAPSVIILDDLDSIISSSSDTEGTQASNAITMLTKFLTDVIDDYGEYRNSSCGIGPLAFVASVQSLEQIPQTLSSSGRFDFHVQLAAPATSERGAILKHEIQKRLLECSEDILLELAAKCEGYDAYDLEILVDRAVHAAIGRHIPYEFDVSKYTLVKEDFTRAMHEFVPVAMRDITKSASEGGRSGWDDVGGVTDVKNAIKEMIELPSRFPKIFAKSPLRLRSNVLLYGPPGCGKTHIVGAAAAACSLRFISVKGPELLNKYIGASEQSVRDIFAKAAAAAPCILFFDEFDSIAPKRGHDNTGVTDRVVNQFLTELDGVEVLTGVFVFAATSRPDLLDPALLRPGRLDRLLMCDFPSPPERLEILTVLSRKLPMADDVDLDPIAQMTEGFSGADLQALLSDAQLAAVHEFLSKEDKSEPGTTPMITDPLLKSIASKTKPSVSETEKQKLYDIYSQFLDSRKSSRESKGKRATLA is encoded by the exons ATGGAAACGGAAGCGGTGGTTCGAACCGTCGCCGGCGTCGACTGTTTCGTCTCACTACCTCGTCAGATACTCCACGCGCTTCAGTCCACCAGCTCGTCTCTTCTCCCTCCGCTTCTCCCCGTCGAACTCCGCTCCGGCGATCGCCGTTGGCCAGTTGCTTGGTCCGGCTCTACCTCATCATCTTCCGCGATCGAG GTCTCGAGAGTGTTTGCGGAAAGCATCTCGTTGCCGGATGGTACAGCTGTTCAGGTTCGAGTTCTTTCTAACGTCCCCAAGGCTACTTTAGTAACTGTTGAACCAGAGACTGAAGATGATTGGGAAGTTCTCGAGCTCAATGCAGAACTTGCCGAGGCTGCTATACTTAGTCAG GTGAGGATACTTCACGAGACCATGAAGTTCCCTCTGTGGTTGCATGACCGAACTGTGATAAGATTTGCTGTGGTTTCAACATTTCCACCAAAAGGGGTGG TACAACTTGTGCCAGGAACTGAAGTGGCTGTGGCTCCTAAGAGGCGTGAGAGGAATCTCAACGCGAAAAAGGGTTCTGATGCTTCGGTTAAAGAATGTAGCAATGTGAAAATCATGTTACGTGTACAAGAGACCACTAGATCAGCATTTCATGAAGCTGATGTCAAAGGATTCGATGTGAGGGTAGCCCTCACTACCATTGCTTATATTCATCCGGAAACTGCCGAGAAATTCTCGCTAGAATCTCTTCAAATGGTTTCGGTATCCCCAAGAAAACCTTTGAAAGGTAGTATGAAGAAAGACGAAGCTTTGAATAAGAAAAACAGCGAAGCTTCAAAGGTGGTTGAGAATGACACTCGCAGCTCAAAGAAAGAGCCCCGTCGAGCAATTCTTCGTCTTGTAATTTCAGATTTAGCTGCTAAAGGACATTTAATGATGGTGGAGTCTCTTCGTCTCTATCTAGGAGCAGGCCTTCACTCAT GGGTTCACATAAGGGGATGTAATGTCAACGTGAACAAAGAAGTTCCTGCTCTTTCACTTTCTCCGTGCATCTTCAAGATTTCTGAAAAGGAAAACGTGCTTGGTAGAGGTACGGATATGCTTGGCAATCCAAATTCTGATAGAAGAAGCAGCCATCCACCTTCGGGCTTGACCACCAATGTGGATGTTGTGGACTGGTCTGTGCACGAGAAGGTTGTTACGGCTCTTTCATCTGAGGGTTTACATATTGAAGGAGAACAGGATAATGCCTATCAACTTAAGAATAAGAAAGGACTGGAATGCCTTACTCGCCTGTGGTCATTGGCACAGCGTGATGCTATTGCGTCAGTCACAGGAGTTGATGTTAGTTCGTTGATTTTAGGAAGGGAAACTTTGTTCCATTTTGAAGTGGGAGGGCTTGAATCTTATAAGTCAAGAGACGGACAGCCTtctgttgttgatcttctggaAATTAGGAAGAAGGAAAAAATTGTTCCTTTAGAAATTGTGTACGTAATGACAGCCTCTGACGAGTCTTCGCTTGGTGATAAATTCATTGCGTATGAGCTTACCTTGAATAGAAGTGAGAAGAAGGACGATGTGGTGCGAATTGAGCCGGTGCTTGAGAAGATGAATCTTGGCGAACCCATATTTTTCTCTTCTGCTAAAGAAAGACACTGCAATAAAGGTGTTTCCCCGGATATATCTTCCTTGGCGTGGATGGGCTCAGTTGTGTCGGATGTTATCAAGA GGATGACCGTATTGTTGTCTCCGGCAGCTGGATTGTGGTTCAGCAAATTCAGTATTCCTTCACCTGGACATATTCTCATATATGGGCCTCCT GGTTCAGGAAAAACAATATTAGCAAGAGCTGCTGCAAAGTACTTTGAGGAACAGAAAGACTTGTTGGCACATGT GATTCTGGTATCCTGTTCTGCACTTGCCTTGGATAAGGTTCAACACATCCGTCAAGCCCTTTCTAGTGTAATCGCTGAAGGCTTGGAACATGCACCATCCGTCATCATTTTGGATGATCTTGATAGCATTATCTCATCATCTTCAGATACTGAAGGAACTCAAGCTTCGAATGCGATTACGATGCTTACAAAATTTCTAACAGATGTTATAGATGATTATGGG GAATACAGGAATTCCTCTTGTGGAATTGGTCCACTTGCTTTTGTTGCTTCTGTCCAGTCTCTAGAACAAATTCCACAGACTTTGAGCTCATCAG GAAGATTTGACTTCCATGTGCAACTGGCTGCTCCTGCTACCTCTGAACGTGGGGCTATACTGAAGCATGAGATACAAAAACGCCTTTTAGAGTGCTCGGAAGATATATTACTCGAGTTAGCTGCCAAATGTGAAGGATATGATGCGTATGACCTG GAAATATTGGTTGATAGAGCTGTTCATGCTGCCATTGGCCGACATATTCCTTATGAATTCGATGTGTCCAAATATACTCTGGTCAAGGAAGACTTTACGCGAGCTATGCATGAATTTGTGCCTGTTGCCATGCGTGACATCACAAAATCTGCTTCTGAAGGTGGTCGTTCGGGGTGGGACGATGTTGGAGGTGTTACTGATGTTAAAAATGCTATCAAAGAG ATGATTGAGTTGCCATCTAGATTTCCGAAAATCTTTGCAAAGTCTCCTCTGCGTTTGAGATCAAATGTTCTCTTGTATGGCCCACCTGGTTGTGGGAAGACACACATAGTTGGTGCAGCTGCAGCAGCGTGTTCCTTACGGTTTATCTCAGTGAAGGGGCCTGAACTCTTAAACAAATACATCGGTGCTTCTGAACAATCT GTCCGTGATATATTTGCAAAGGCCGCAGCCGCAGCACCATGCATACTCTTTTTCGATGAATTCGATTCAATTGCTCCCAAGAGAGGACATGACAACACTGGAGTTACTGATCGAGTTGTTAATCAA TTCTTGACAGAACTGGATGGAGTTGAAGTTCTGACGGGGGTCTTTGTATTTGCCGCAACAAG TAGGCCAGATCTGCTTGATCCTGCGCTACTGAGGCCTGGCCGGCTTGATCGCCTTCTTATGTGCGACTTCCCATCCCCACCAGAGCGATTAGAGATTCTTACAGTTCTCTCTAGAAAG CTTCCGATGGCTGATGATGTTGACCTAGATCCTATAGCTCAGATGACTGAAGGCTTTAGTGGAGCTGATCTTCAAGCTCTTCTCTCAGATGCGCAACTTGCAGCTGTTCACGAGTTTCTGAGCAAAGAAGATAAATCCGAGCCTGGAACGACTCCAATGATAACTGATCCTCTTCTGAAGTCGATCGCTTCAAAAACTAAACCATCGGTTTCTGAAACCGAGAAGCAAAAGCTTTATGACATCTATAGTCAGTTTCTGGATTCAAGAAAATCG tCAAGAGAATCAAAGGGAAAAAGAGCAACCTTAGCGTAA
- the LOC108816355 gene encoding VQ motif-containing protein 31-like isoform X2 has product MNNQGSQNVATCKPVTTFVHTDTNTFREIVQRLTGPTENNVAAVAVPVPEATTTIKTATQKKPTSKLHERRQCMMRPKLEIVKPPLSFKPTGTTPSSKSGNTNLLTSPVGTPSTLLSNLSLIEEGDKADQGSCTTNTEEEEEKAIKERRFYLHPSPRAKPGYTEPELLTLFPLTSPSSSGRS; this is encoded by the coding sequence ATGAATAACCAAGGAAGTCAGAACGTTGCAACTTGCAAGCCCGTCACAACATTCGTCCATACTGACACCAATACTTTCAGAGAAATCGTGCAGCGCTTGACAGGTCCAACAGAGAACAACGTAGCAGCAGTAGCAGTaccagtaccagaagcaacaacaACGATAAAAACCGCCACACAGAAGAAGCCGACTTCTAAGCTCCATGAGAGAAGGCAATGCATGATGAGGCCAAAGCTTGAAATTGTCAAACCTCCTCTGAGCTTTAAGCCCACTGGTACAACACCATCATCTAAATCTGGTAATACCAACCTTTTAACAAGTCCAGTGGGCACCCCTTCTACATTGCTCTCTAACCTGTCCTTGATAGAAGAAGGAGATAAAGCAGACCAAGGTAGTTGTACGACAAacaccgaagaagaagaagagaaagccATTAAAGAAAGACGTTTCTACTTGCATCCATCGCCAAGGGCTAAACCAGGGTATACAGAACCAGAGCTGCTTACTTTGTTCCCTTTAACATCTCCCAGTTCCAGTGGCAGATCATAA
- the LOC108817969 gene encoding peroxisomal ATPase PEX1 isoform X2, whose product MLRVQETTRSAFHEADVKGFDVRVALTTIAYIHPETAEKFSLESLQMVSVSPRKPLKGSMKKDEALNKKNSEASKVVENDTRSSKKEPRRAILRLVISDLAAKGHLMMVESLRLYLGAGLHSWVHIRGCNVNVNKEVPALSLSPCIFKISEKENVLGRGTDMLGNPNSDRRSSHPPSGLTTNVDVVDWSVHEKVVTALSSEGLHIEGEQDNAYQLKNKKGLECLTRLWSLAQRDAIASVTGVDVSSLILGRETLFHFEVGGLESYKSRDGQPSVVDLLEIRKKEKIVPLEIVYVMTASDESSLGDKFIAYELTLNRSEKKDDVVRIEPVLEKMNLGEPIFFSSAKERHCNKGVSPDISSLAWMGSVVSDVIKRMTVLLSPAAGLWFSKFSIPSPGHILIYGPPGSGKTILARAAAKYFEEQKDLLAHVILVSCSALALDKVQHIRQALSSVIAEGLEHAPSVIILDDLDSIISSSSDTEGTQASNAITMLTKFLTDVIDDYGEYRNSSCGIGPLAFVASVQSLEQIPQTLSSSGRFDFHVQLAAPATSERGAILKHEIQKRLLECSEDILLELAAKCEGYDAYDLEILVDRAVHAAIGRHIPYEFDVSKYTLVKEDFTRAMHEFVPVAMRDITKSASEGGRSGWDDVGGVTDVKNAIKEMIELPSRFPKIFAKSPLRLRSNVLLYGPPGCGKTHIVGAAAAACSLRFISVKGPELLNKYIGASEQSVRDIFAKAAAAAPCILFFDEFDSIAPKRGHDNTGVTDRVVNQFLTELDGVEVLTGVFVFAATSRPDLLDPALLRPGRLDRLLMCDFPSPPERLEILTVLSRKLPMADDVDLDPIAQMTEGFSGADLQALLSDAQLAAVHEFLSKEDKSEPGTTPMITDPLLKSIASKTKPSVSETEKQKLYDIYSQFLDSRKSSRESKGKRATLA is encoded by the exons ATGTTACGTGTACAAGAGACCACTAGATCAGCATTTCATGAAGCTGATGTCAAAGGATTCGATGTGAGGGTAGCCCTCACTACCATTGCTTATATTCATCCGGAAACTGCCGAGAAATTCTCGCTAGAATCTCTTCAAATGGTTTCGGTATCCCCAAGAAAACCTTTGAAAGGTAGTATGAAGAAAGACGAAGCTTTGAATAAGAAAAACAGCGAAGCTTCAAAGGTGGTTGAGAATGACACTCGCAGCTCAAAGAAAGAGCCCCGTCGAGCAATTCTTCGTCTTGTAATTTCAGATTTAGCTGCTAAAGGACATTTAATGATGGTGGAGTCTCTTCGTCTCTATCTAGGAGCAGGCCTTCACTCAT GGGTTCACATAAGGGGATGTAATGTCAACGTGAACAAAGAAGTTCCTGCTCTTTCACTTTCTCCGTGCATCTTCAAGATTTCTGAAAAGGAAAACGTGCTTGGTAGAGGTACGGATATGCTTGGCAATCCAAATTCTGATAGAAGAAGCAGCCATCCACCTTCGGGCTTGACCACCAATGTGGATGTTGTGGACTGGTCTGTGCACGAGAAGGTTGTTACGGCTCTTTCATCTGAGGGTTTACATATTGAAGGAGAACAGGATAATGCCTATCAACTTAAGAATAAGAAAGGACTGGAATGCCTTACTCGCCTGTGGTCATTGGCACAGCGTGATGCTATTGCGTCAGTCACAGGAGTTGATGTTAGTTCGTTGATTTTAGGAAGGGAAACTTTGTTCCATTTTGAAGTGGGAGGGCTTGAATCTTATAAGTCAAGAGACGGACAGCCTtctgttgttgatcttctggaAATTAGGAAGAAGGAAAAAATTGTTCCTTTAGAAATTGTGTACGTAATGACAGCCTCTGACGAGTCTTCGCTTGGTGATAAATTCATTGCGTATGAGCTTACCTTGAATAGAAGTGAGAAGAAGGACGATGTGGTGCGAATTGAGCCGGTGCTTGAGAAGATGAATCTTGGCGAACCCATATTTTTCTCTTCTGCTAAAGAAAGACACTGCAATAAAGGTGTTTCCCCGGATATATCTTCCTTGGCGTGGATGGGCTCAGTTGTGTCGGATGTTATCAAGA GGATGACCGTATTGTTGTCTCCGGCAGCTGGATTGTGGTTCAGCAAATTCAGTATTCCTTCACCTGGACATATTCTCATATATGGGCCTCCT GGTTCAGGAAAAACAATATTAGCAAGAGCTGCTGCAAAGTACTTTGAGGAACAGAAAGACTTGTTGGCACATGT GATTCTGGTATCCTGTTCTGCACTTGCCTTGGATAAGGTTCAACACATCCGTCAAGCCCTTTCTAGTGTAATCGCTGAAGGCTTGGAACATGCACCATCCGTCATCATTTTGGATGATCTTGATAGCATTATCTCATCATCTTCAGATACTGAAGGAACTCAAGCTTCGAATGCGATTACGATGCTTACAAAATTTCTAACAGATGTTATAGATGATTATGGG GAATACAGGAATTCCTCTTGTGGAATTGGTCCACTTGCTTTTGTTGCTTCTGTCCAGTCTCTAGAACAAATTCCACAGACTTTGAGCTCATCAG GAAGATTTGACTTCCATGTGCAACTGGCTGCTCCTGCTACCTCTGAACGTGGGGCTATACTGAAGCATGAGATACAAAAACGCCTTTTAGAGTGCTCGGAAGATATATTACTCGAGTTAGCTGCCAAATGTGAAGGATATGATGCGTATGACCTG GAAATATTGGTTGATAGAGCTGTTCATGCTGCCATTGGCCGACATATTCCTTATGAATTCGATGTGTCCAAATATACTCTGGTCAAGGAAGACTTTACGCGAGCTATGCATGAATTTGTGCCTGTTGCCATGCGTGACATCACAAAATCTGCTTCTGAAGGTGGTCGTTCGGGGTGGGACGATGTTGGAGGTGTTACTGATGTTAAAAATGCTATCAAAGAG ATGATTGAGTTGCCATCTAGATTTCCGAAAATCTTTGCAAAGTCTCCTCTGCGTTTGAGATCAAATGTTCTCTTGTATGGCCCACCTGGTTGTGGGAAGACACACATAGTTGGTGCAGCTGCAGCAGCGTGTTCCTTACGGTTTATCTCAGTGAAGGGGCCTGAACTCTTAAACAAATACATCGGTGCTTCTGAACAATCT GTCCGTGATATATTTGCAAAGGCCGCAGCCGCAGCACCATGCATACTCTTTTTCGATGAATTCGATTCAATTGCTCCCAAGAGAGGACATGACAACACTGGAGTTACTGATCGAGTTGTTAATCAA TTCTTGACAGAACTGGATGGAGTTGAAGTTCTGACGGGGGTCTTTGTATTTGCCGCAACAAG TAGGCCAGATCTGCTTGATCCTGCGCTACTGAGGCCTGGCCGGCTTGATCGCCTTCTTATGTGCGACTTCCCATCCCCACCAGAGCGATTAGAGATTCTTACAGTTCTCTCTAGAAAG CTTCCGATGGCTGATGATGTTGACCTAGATCCTATAGCTCAGATGACTGAAGGCTTTAGTGGAGCTGATCTTCAAGCTCTTCTCTCAGATGCGCAACTTGCAGCTGTTCACGAGTTTCTGAGCAAAGAAGATAAATCCGAGCCTGGAACGACTCCAATGATAACTGATCCTCTTCTGAAGTCGATCGCTTCAAAAACTAAACCATCGGTTTCTGAAACCGAGAAGCAAAAGCTTTATGACATCTATAGTCAGTTTCTGGATTCAAGAAAATCG tCAAGAGAATCAAAGGGAAAAAGAGCAACCTTAGCGTAA